Part of the Paenibacillus aurantius genome, TTATGATACACAGGATCCGGCACTTTAAGCGAGGGCAATAATGTTACATGCTCTGTAAGTTCTAATGCCGCCTTCTCCATTTCCGAGTAAAGAGGGCTTTCTTCCCATGCACTGAGACAATAAAGCCTCATTTCGGATTCCCCTAATTTTCGCGCATCGGCTGCGTGATAAGAAAGGCAATATACGCAGCCGTTGAGTTGAGATGCCCTGAATTTGACCAGTTCGCGAAGCTTTGGATCAAGATCAGTCGACTTAGTATACGCATCCAGCTCGCCTAGAAGCTTAAATCCTTGCGGCACTAATTTCATCACCTGATAAATATCAAACCGTGCAGACATGGAACGATCCTTCTTTCTTAATTGAATTTAGTATTTTGCTCAGGCATAGGGTTTCATCCCTTTGTCAATCCAGTCTTCGCGAGTGGGCCCCAACACAGGGGGGACTCGTAAACCAGCTTGGCGCATCAATACCGTCAATTGGCCGCGGTGGTGAATTTCGTGTCGCAATGTAAACCGCAGTGAATCACCGTTCCGCCAATCTTCACCGGCCACGTTAACGACCTGGCTAAGCGATTCATCCGTCCATTGGCTTCCGATAGCACGCAGCATCGCTTTTCCAATACGTCGATATTCACTTGCAATCTTTGCGGCGGATAAAGGCGCGGCCTCCTCAGCCAACGGCTCGTCGTAGGATAAGCCCAGATAGGTGAGAAAATGAATAGAGCTTACGAGATGCCAAGCAATCTCTCCAAGGGTCCTCTGATTGTCCGAGACCATTTGGGTGAGCGATTTATCTGTCAGCGTATTTAGCACCCGTTCCGTTATGGCGGACTCCATCTCGAACTCCTTTATGAACTCATCGATTTTGGTAAACATTCCTGTTTCCCTCCAAGTTAATGTTTTCCTTTCTCGCTAATCATAGCTCGCAATCGCTGACAGTTACGGTCAGTATTTCTGTACAGGTTATCTTTCGGCCGCAATAAAAAAAGAAGGAGCCGCTCCTCGATAGGAACTACCCCTTCTTTGCATAAACCTGACTCTAGATCCCTTTTCCGCCGACCGGACGCAGCTTTATCGGTTCCGCGCCGGCAATCAACGGCCTGCATTTCTGGATCAATGCCAATACATTCTCATTTTGAAGAGAAGCGGCATGCGCTTCGGCGTCTCTCCAAAGCTCCGTGATCCAAACGACGTCCGGATCGTTTTCCGACACATTGATGATATATAATTCGCAGCCTTCCATAGAATCTAACTGATCGGCCGCTTCCAGCATCGTCTGTACGAGCGCATCTCGCTGACCCGGGTGGGCGATCAATTTTCCATACATGGCAAATTTGTTCATATCGTTCATCCTTTGCTTTCTGGGATTCGTACCGATAGCATCGATTCGTAATGGGCCGCCATATCGCGGCTTACTTCCACAAGCCTTTCAATAAGCATGTCCGGTTCGAGAATGACCAGCGATTTTCCGTAAGGGAGAAGAAAGTAAGGAACATAGGACTTCAAGGAAGGCAGGCTAAGCCTGAATAAGGCCTGTCCCTCTTGACGTTCGACAAGCGTATGGCTGAACAGCCAATGCTGGCATAAGAGATCCAGCGCCTGCCCATAGCCCCGGATCTTTACGGTTATAAGAGATTCCGAATCCGAAGCGCCGGGAAGCAAGTTGCGCAGAAGAAAATCTTTTGCAGAGAACTCGGAAGGCCGCTCGAAATAACGATCGCCCGGTGCGATTCGGGAAATGCGATCCACCCTGAAGCTGCGTATCGCCTTTCGAAGGTTGCAATACCCGACGGCATACCAACTCCCTTTCCAATGTACAATGCCGTAGGGGTCGACTTCGCGAATGCTAGGGGTCTCCCGCTTGCCGTTGTCGTACACCATCTCCACCGATCTGCCCCAAGCCGCTGCCTCTTCCAAAATCCGAAGCCAATCCCTTTGCTTCTCTTCGATCGGCGGATTGATGATGGAGATGCCTTCCATATGGCGCTCGATTTGATCGAATTGCTCTTCATTCGTATAGCGCTTCAGCTTATTAATCGCCCGATTGAGCTCTTCTTTGAACGGGTAACCCGCCTCGTGAGCGAATGTTGAAGCGTGAACTAGCGCCTTCTGCTCTTCCATATCGAACATCAGGGGGGATTCCGCGAACCGATCGAGTATCCGATAGCCTCCGTTCGGCCCTGAGTCGGCTATAATCGGGGCCCCGCTGGCACACAACGAATCGATATATCGGTATACCGTGCGAATATGGATCTCCAGCTCGTTCGCCAGCTGCTTAGCGGTCATTCGTCTACCCGACCGGAGTAGCCACAGAATGGACAGCATATGGTCTGCTTTGGACATCGTTCGCCATACCTTCCTTAGATGAGCTGGGTATATTAAAGGGATGAAGGATAAATTTTATCGCCTTTCTCAAGCATCTGGATGAACTGCCGGATCCGCTTCTCTCGGGTTTCTTGTTTTTTGGCGTTGTGAATTCGAAATAAGATTGCGTATTTATTTTGTCTATCGAGCGTATCGTAGAACGCCTTAGCTTGGGCATTACGCTCCAACTCGATCGCGAAGTCCTCAGGCAGCGAGGCGATGCTTTGAGATTCGTAGGCTTTATCCCAGTTCCCATTCTTTTGGGCCTCTTCAATTGCCTTATATCCAGAAGTCTTCATTCGCCCGTTTGTAATCAGCTGTTCCGCTTTTTCTTTATTGATTTTCGACCAGATGCTCTTGGCCCCGCGCGGAGTGAACCGCTGCAGCCATGTTTTCTCATCTAACGCTTCTTTCTGACTGTCGACCCATCCGTAACATAAGGCAACCTCGAGCGCTTCGTTATAGGAAATCGTAACGACGCCGGAGTTTTTTTTCGCAATCTGTAATCGG contains:
- a CDS encoding DinB family protein, producing MFTKIDEFIKEFEMESAITERVLNTLTDKSLTQMVSDNQRTLGEIAWHLVSSIHFLTYLGLSYDEPLAEEAAPLSAAKIASEYRRIGKAMLRAIGSQWTDESLSQVVNVAGEDWRNGDSLRFTLRHEIHHRGQLTVLMRQAGLRVPPVLGPTREDWIDKGMKPYA
- a CDS encoding helix-turn-helix transcriptional regulator, which encodes MSKADHMLSILWLLRSGRRMTAKQLANELEIHIRTVYRYIDSLCASGAPIIADSGPNGGYRILDRFAESPLMFDMEEQKALVHASTFAHEAGYPFKEELNRAINKLKRYTNEEQFDQIERHMEGISIINPPIEEKQRDWLRILEEAAAWGRSVEMVYDNGKRETPSIREVDPYGIVHWKGSWYAVGYCNLRKAIRSFRVDRISRIAPGDRYFERPSEFSAKDFLLRNLLPGASDSESLITVKIRGYGQALDLLCQHWLFSHTLVERQEGQALFRLSLPSLKSYVPYFLLPYGKSLVILEPDMLIERLVEVSRDMAAHYESMLSVRIPESKG
- a CDS encoding putative quinol monooxygenase; this translates as MNKFAMYGKLIAHPGQRDALVQTMLEAADQLDSMEGCELYIINVSENDPDVVWITELWRDAEAHAASLQNENVLALIQKCRPLIAGAEPIKLRPVGGKGI
- a CDS encoding YdeI/OmpD-associated family protein, with translation MVKKSSDLPVMSFADPLSFESWLDDNYTSPGIRLQIAKKNSGVVTISYNEALEVALCYGWVDSQKEALDEKTWLQRFTPRGAKSIWSKINKEKAEQLITNGRMKTSGYKAIEEAQKNGNWDKAYESQSIASLPEDFAIELERNAQAKAFYDTLDRQNKYAILFRIHNAKKQETREKRIRQFIQMLEKGDKIYPSSL
- a CDS encoding carboxymuconolactone decarboxylase family protein, with translation MSARFDIYQVMKLVPQGFKLLGELDAYTKSTDLDPKLRELVKFRASQLNGCVYCLSYHAADARKLGESEMRLYCLSAWEESPLYSEMEKAALELTEHVTLLPSLKVPDPVYHKVRKYFSETQYINLTMLIMMINSWNRLSIAMGFTPEAE